A single Curtobacterium sp. MCJR17_020 DNA region contains:
- a CDS encoding LLM class flavin-dependent oxidoreductase has translation MTTAPSTPAPLIVAVPDADLAAAAATPGGIARLAVRIVGSGAAVVAIGTDRLDAATSTGHRLDPTTAALTLGRALPEHGFLVAVAPTREHPYNVARRVLSLDHVLDGRVGIVVGARDHGAPSTGAPSTGAPHDPAEFARVLRGLWRTWPLDSIVGDRASGVFAHTDRIRPLDHDGGPDGYRVRGPLTTPSSRQGEPLLAVWHDVDVPGADLVLGGAAHPLAPLPGETDGAEPHRASRSTVTRPPRPTRPTRPTLRALLGLAVPDAAAVTA, from the coding sequence GTGACCACCGCGCCCAGCACCCCCGCACCGCTCATCGTCGCCGTGCCCGACGCGGACCTCGCAGCGGCGGCCGCCACACCCGGCGGCATCGCCCGACTCGCGGTCCGCATCGTCGGTTCCGGAGCCGCCGTCGTGGCGATCGGCACCGATCGCCTCGACGCGGCGACGAGCACCGGCCACCGACTCGACCCGACGACCGCGGCGCTCACCCTCGGCCGTGCCCTGCCGGAGCACGGGTTCCTCGTCGCCGTGGCACCGACCCGCGAGCACCCGTACAACGTCGCCCGTCGGGTGCTCTCGCTCGACCACGTCCTGGACGGCCGGGTGGGCATCGTCGTCGGCGCCCGGGACCACGGCGCACCGAGCACCGGAGCCCCGAGCACCGGCGCACCGCACGACCCTGCCGAGTTCGCCCGGGTGCTCCGCGGGCTGTGGCGCACCTGGCCGCTCGACAGCATCGTCGGTGACCGCGCGTCGGGTGTCTTCGCGCACACCGACCGGATCCGACCGCTCGACCACGACGGCGGACCGGACGGCTACCGCGTCCGGGGACCGCTCACGACGCCGTCGAGCCGGCAGGGCGAACCCCTCCTCGCGGTCTGGCACGACGTCGACGTGCCCGGAGCGGACCTCGTGCTCGGGGGCGCGGCGCACCCGCTCGCACCGCTGCCGGGGGAGACGGACGGGGCGGAGCCGCACCGGGCCTCCCGGTCGACCGTGACGCGACCTCCACGACCGACGCGACCGACACGTCCGACGCTCCGCGCCCTGCTCGGGCTCGCCGTGCCGGACGCCGCGGCGGTGACGGCGTGA
- a CDS encoding reverse transcriptase family protein has product MEFPGEAAGARDASTSPGSPRGTQDQQDDTPRAGERAPRAPLHGGTDRSSGNPTPRSVVTAALADAFLTAERWEADELTAVGYVVVGVERAYVGLAVAAALEAYPRPPVDAPRQLAAVLAVAPRLVALHRSREDRRPVRVLVRRATAVRARPETASPLLVDTLPELARALDLTVGRLLWLADTRAWNRRSGPSSPLHHYRHEWITRPGRAPRLLEKPMDMLRRTQRTILDELLTMLPVHDAAHGFVAGRSVVTGAAVHTGQQVVVTADLTTFFASVSAPTAYGVFRAAGFAEPLAHVLTGLCTHRVPVHVLSAMPAGGSPEERHALRQALATAHLPQGAPTSPALANTSLRHLDARLAGWAGAVDAVYTRYADDLTFSGGDQLAARPDAFLRGVDRIVTEQGHRLNPSKTRVRRRGVRQSVTGVVVNERTSPGRREVDRLHAVLHNAVVHGPASQNRAGHPEFRAHLLGRIGWVEQANPGRARRLREEFARIVW; this is encoded by the coding sequence GTGGAGTTCCCGGGGGAGGCGGCCGGCGCGCGTGACGCGTCGACCTCTCCGGGGTCACCCCGGGGCACGCAGGACCAGCAGGACGACACGCCCCGAGCAGGCGAGCGCGCTCCGCGCGCGCCGCTGCACGGAGGCACCGACAGGTCCTCCGGGAACCCCACGCCCCGCTCCGTCGTCACCGCGGCGCTGGCCGACGCGTTCCTCACCGCCGAGCGGTGGGAGGCGGACGAGCTGACGGCCGTCGGGTACGTGGTCGTCGGCGTCGAGCGCGCGTACGTCGGGCTCGCGGTCGCCGCCGCGCTCGAGGCGTACCCCCGGCCACCGGTGGACGCTCCGCGCCAGCTCGCCGCCGTGCTGGCCGTCGCGCCTCGGCTCGTGGCGCTGCACCGGTCGCGCGAGGACCGCCGGCCGGTCCGCGTGCTCGTGCGCCGGGCCACCGCGGTGCGTGCCCGTCCGGAGACCGCGAGCCCGTTGCTCGTCGACACCCTGCCCGAGCTCGCCCGGGCACTCGACCTAACCGTCGGCCGGCTGCTCTGGCTCGCCGACACCCGCGCGTGGAACCGTCGCTCCGGGCCCTCGAGCCCGCTCCACCACTACCGACACGAGTGGATCACCCGACCCGGTCGAGCACCGCGCCTGCTCGAGAAGCCGATGGACATGCTCCGCCGCACGCAACGGACGATCCTCGACGAACTCCTGACGATGCTGCCCGTGCACGACGCCGCGCACGGGTTCGTGGCCGGCCGGAGCGTCGTCACGGGAGCGGCCGTGCACACCGGCCAGCAGGTCGTGGTCACCGCCGACCTCACGACGTTCTTCGCGAGCGTCAGCGCCCCGACGGCCTACGGCGTCTTCCGGGCCGCTGGGTTCGCCGAACCGCTCGCGCACGTGCTGACCGGGCTGTGCACCCACCGGGTTCCGGTGCACGTGCTCAGCGCGATGCCCGCCGGTGGCTCGCCGGAGGAGCGCCACGCGCTCCGCCAGGCGCTGGCGACGGCGCACCTGCCCCAGGGCGCACCGACGTCGCCCGCGCTGGCGAACACCTCGCTCCGGCACCTCGACGCCCGGCTGGCCGGGTGGGCAGGCGCCGTCGACGCGGTGTACACCCGCTACGCCGACGACCTGACGTTCAGTGGGGGCGACCAGCTCGCCGCGCGACCGGACGCGTTCCTGCGAGGCGTCGACCGGATCGTGACCGAACAGGGACACCGCCTCAACCCGTCGAAGACCCGGGTGCGGCGCCGCGGGGTCCGGCAGTCGGTCACGGGCGTCGTCGTCAACGAGCGGACCTCGCCCGGGCGCCGCGAGGTCGACCGGCTGCACGCCGTCCTGCACAACGCCGTGGTGCACGGGCCGGCCTCCCAGAACCGTGCGGGACACCCGGAGTTCCGGGCGCACCTGCTCGGGCGCATCGGGTGGGTCGAGCAGGCCAACCCGGGCCGGGCCCGACGGCTCCGCGAGGAGTTCGCGCGCATCGTGTGGTGA
- a CDS encoding VOC family protein: MSAAGLLDHVVIAGPVLADVVAWFADRTGVTAAPGGVHPTGTANALVALTVDGQRAPHYVELIGPDPSRDVVPTTFGIDGLTEPTVVTYAVHPDDVAATVAAAHAAGHDAGEVADLSRRTPDGTLLEWRLARSDRFDVPFLIDWGSTQQPGLGELPTVEFVALDVVRADPAPTAAATAALGLPEGSLAPIVAGESDALRLTVRTADGTLVTL, translated from the coding sequence GTGAGCGCCGCCGGCCTGCTCGACCACGTCGTCATCGCCGGCCCGGTGCTGGCCGACGTCGTCGCCTGGTTCGCGGACCGCACCGGGGTGACCGCCGCCCCCGGTGGCGTGCACCCGACGGGCACCGCGAACGCCCTCGTGGCCCTGACCGTGGACGGGCAGCGGGCGCCGCACTACGTCGAGCTCATCGGGCCGGACCCGTCCCGCGACGTCGTCCCCACGACCTTCGGGATCGACGGGCTGACCGAGCCGACGGTCGTCACGTACGCCGTGCACCCCGACGACGTCGCCGCGACGGTGGCCGCTGCGCACGCCGCCGGGCACGACGCGGGCGAGGTCGCCGACCTGTCGCGCCGCACGCCGGACGGCACGCTGCTCGAGTGGCGGCTGGCGCGGAGCGACCGGTTCGACGTGCCGTTCCTGATCGACTGGGGGAGCACGCAGCAGCCCGGCCTCGGCGAGCTGCCCACCGTCGAGTTCGTCGCACTCGACGTCGTCCGTGCCGACCCGGCGCCCACCGCTGCGGCGACCGCGGCCCTCGGCCTGCCCGAGGGGTCCCTCGCGCCGATCGTCGCTGGGGAGTCCGACGCGCTCCGCCTGACCGTCCGCACCGCGGACGGCACACTCGTCACCCTCTGA
- a CDS encoding LLM class flavin-dependent oxidoreductase: protein MPDRITLVTALQGAGWHPAAWRVAGPAAQRLSSLRHWREVVVEQDRLGIDAVTIEDSFTAGPVDAADDLDTTTVVGRLDALLVANAVAPATRAVGLVPTVSVTHTEPFHVATGLQTLDHVSLGRAGWRIQVSPTTREAALFGRRPGGDDAATLFDEAREAAEVVSRLWDSWDDDAIVRDVTTGRFIDRDRIHNAEYEGRHLSVHGASIVPRSPQGRPPVFSLAHRADAAAFAVDAADVVLVTPGHDGLGPRQPVPDRREAAGGPSWWGEARDLLDEVRHLEQVAGSDVRRPVLADLAVLIGSSTAAAADELAALDAAAGTPYAVGSGSDTSVFATTVPELVSLIGDLRGLGFAGVRLRPLRIPIDSTAIARQLVPALVTAGLRADVASRPTADLRTRLGIAPAVSRYARPSSLEVSA, encoded by the coding sequence ATGCCCGACCGCATCACCCTCGTCACCGCGCTGCAGGGCGCCGGCTGGCACCCCGCCGCCTGGCGCGTCGCCGGCCCGGCCGCGCAGCGCCTGTCGAGCCTCCGGCACTGGCGCGAGGTCGTCGTCGAGCAGGACCGGCTCGGCATCGACGCCGTCACCATCGAGGACTCGTTCACCGCCGGCCCGGTGGACGCGGCGGACGACCTCGACACCACGACCGTCGTCGGACGCCTCGACGCCCTCCTCGTCGCGAACGCGGTCGCCCCCGCGACCCGCGCCGTCGGTCTGGTGCCGACCGTCTCGGTGACGCACACCGAACCGTTCCACGTCGCCACGGGCCTCCAGACCCTGGACCACGTCTCGCTGGGGCGAGCCGGCTGGCGGATCCAGGTGAGTCCGACGACCCGCGAGGCGGCCCTGTTCGGCCGTCGACCCGGCGGCGACGACGCGGCCACGCTGTTCGACGAGGCCCGCGAGGCGGCGGAGGTCGTGTCCCGCCTCTGGGACAGCTGGGACGACGACGCGATCGTCCGCGACGTCACGACCGGCCGGTTCATCGACCGTGACCGCATCCACAACGCCGAGTACGAAGGCCGCCACCTGTCCGTCCACGGCGCGTCGATCGTGCCGCGGTCGCCGCAGGGCCGTCCACCGGTCTTCTCGCTGGCGCACCGCGCCGACGCTGCGGCGTTCGCCGTGGACGCCGCGGACGTCGTGCTGGTCACGCCCGGCCACGACGGCCTGGGCCCACGCCAGCCGGTACCCGACCGTCGCGAAGCGGCGGGCGGGCCGAGCTGGTGGGGAGAGGCGCGGGACCTGTTGGACGAGGTCCGTCACCTCGAGCAGGTGGCCGGGTCGGACGTCCGTCGCCCGGTCCTCGCCGACCTCGCGGTGCTGATCGGGTCCTCGACCGCTGCGGCGGCCGACGAGCTCGCCGCGCTCGACGCCGCTGCCGGTACCCCGTACGCGGTCGGCTCCGGATCGGACACGTCCGTGTTCGCGACGACGGTGCCCGAACTCGTGTCGCTGATCGGGGACCTGCGGGGCCTCGGCTTCGCCGGCGTCCGGCTCCGCCCCCTGCGCATCCCGATCGACAGCACCGCCATCGCCAGGCAGCTCGTCCCCGCCCTCGTCACCGCCGGCCTCCGCGCCGACGTGGCGTCCCGTCCCACCGCCGACCTGCGCACGCGGCTCGGCATCGCCCCGGCGGTCAGCCGGTACGCCCGTCCGTCCTCTCTGGAGGTCTCAGCATGA
- a CDS encoding carboxymuconolactone decarboxylase family protein, with the protein MTDYLDREQDKTFTKVYKQQTPDILKAFVQFDESVFQAEGRAIPLKYRELIALAVGITTQCVYCIDGHSQRAVTAGATEAELAEAAWVATAVRAGGGFAHGRLGFKFGADASPAPAAADHAAHTH; encoded by the coding sequence ATGACCGACTACCTCGACCGCGAACAGGACAAGACCTTCACGAAGGTCTACAAGCAGCAGACCCCGGACATCCTCAAGGCCTTCGTCCAGTTCGACGAGTCGGTGTTCCAGGCCGAGGGCCGCGCGATCCCGCTCAAGTACCGGGAGCTCATCGCCCTCGCCGTCGGCATCACCACGCAGTGCGTCTACTGCATCGACGGCCACAGCCAGCGCGCCGTGACGGCCGGAGCGACCGAGGCCGAACTCGCCGAGGCGGCCTGGGTCGCCACCGCCGTCCGCGCCGGCGGCGGCTTCGCGCACGGCCGACTCGGCTTCAAGTTCGGCGCCGACGCGTCCCCCGCGCCGGCTGCCGCCGACCACGCCGCGCACACCCACTAG
- a CDS encoding NtaA/DmoA family FMN-dependent monooxygenase (This protein belongs to a clade of FMN-dependent monooxygenases, within a broader family of flavin-dependent oxidoreductases, the luciferase-like monooxygenase (LMM) family, some of whose members use coenzyme F420 rather than FMN.): MSTKRQVHLAAHFPGVNNTTIWSDDRAESQIAFSSFEHFARNAERGFFDFLFLAEGLRLREQKGRVHDLDVVGRPNTLAVLAALAGVTDHIGLVGTLQTTFNEPVELAKQLATLDHLTDGRAGWNVVTSSDAFHGANFRRGGFLDHADRYTRAAEFIALSRELWDSWQADAVVAGTGAGGALADGVFADRSRIRDVDHHGAQFDVTGTFPVPRSPQRHPVIVQAGDSDEGRDLAATNAEVIFSLHTEFDDAQAFHRDVTERLERVGRSKDELLILPGATFVIGSSAEDAEERSNAIRRAQVSPATAIAFLEQVWNRDLSSYDVDGPLPTIEPDYEGTAITRGRARHTRDVPALVQSWRDLAEAEHLSIRDLVIRASTRGGFVGTASHIAAEIDRYVQERATDGFVVVPHTNPYGLDEFVDTVVPLLQERGVYRQSYDEGATLRQTLDLPGTIRDRSAAARTAAAAGPARAAASAGVLA; encoded by the coding sequence ATGAGCACCAAGCGTCAGGTCCACCTCGCCGCCCACTTCCCGGGCGTCAACAACACCACGATCTGGAGCGACGACCGCGCCGAGAGCCAGATCGCGTTCTCGTCGTTCGAGCACTTCGCCCGCAACGCCGAGCGCGGGTTCTTCGACTTCCTGTTCCTCGCCGAGGGCCTGCGGCTCCGCGAGCAGAAGGGCCGCGTCCACGACCTCGACGTCGTCGGGCGCCCGAACACCCTCGCGGTCCTGGCCGCCCTGGCCGGGGTCACCGACCACATCGGTCTGGTCGGCACCCTGCAGACGACGTTCAACGAGCCCGTGGAGCTCGCGAAGCAGCTCGCCACGCTCGACCACCTGACCGACGGTCGTGCCGGGTGGAACGTCGTGACGAGCTCGGACGCGTTCCACGGCGCGAACTTCCGCCGCGGCGGGTTCCTCGACCACGCCGACCGGTACACGCGGGCTGCCGAGTTCATCGCGCTGTCCCGCGAGCTCTGGGACTCGTGGCAGGCCGACGCCGTCGTCGCCGGCACCGGCGCGGGCGGCGCGCTGGCGGACGGCGTGTTCGCCGACCGGTCCCGCATCCGCGACGTCGACCACCACGGCGCGCAGTTCGACGTCACCGGGACGTTCCCGGTGCCCCGCAGTCCGCAGCGGCACCCGGTGATCGTGCAGGCCGGTGACTCCGACGAGGGGCGCGACCTCGCCGCCACGAACGCCGAGGTGATCTTCTCGCTGCACACCGAGTTCGACGACGCGCAGGCGTTCCACCGCGACGTCACCGAGCGGCTCGAACGGGTCGGACGGTCGAAGGACGAGCTGCTGATCCTGCCCGGCGCGACGTTCGTGATCGGCTCGTCGGCGGAGGACGCCGAAGAACGGTCGAACGCCATCCGTCGCGCCCAGGTCAGCCCGGCCACGGCGATCGCGTTCCTCGAGCAGGTCTGGAACCGCGACCTGTCGTCCTACGACGTCGACGGCCCGCTGCCGACGATCGAACCCGACTACGAGGGCACCGCGATCACCCGCGGGCGCGCACGGCACACCCGCGACGTCCCCGCCCTGGTGCAGTCCTGGCGGGACCTGGCCGAGGCCGAGCACCTGTCCATCCGCGACCTCGTCATCCGCGCCTCGACCCGCGGCGGGTTCGTCGGGACGGCGTCGCACATCGCCGCCGAGATCGACCGGTACGTGCAGGAGCGCGCCACCGACGGGTTCGTCGTCGTGCCGCACACCAACCCGTACGGCCTCGACGAGTTCGTCGACACGGTCGTCCCGCTGCTGCAGGAGCGCGGTGTCTACCGGCAGTCCTACGACGAGGGGGCGACCCTCCGGCAGACGCTCGACCTGCCCGGCACGATCCGCGACCGTTCGGCCGCCGCACGCACGGCCGCTGCGGCGGGTCCGGCGCGTGCGGCAGCGTCCGCCGGGGTGCTCGCGTGA
- a CDS encoding LLM class flavin-dependent oxidoreductase, producing MTISSLAILVPGNFEDDAPADGLEATLDLFATAERLGVDGAWVRHRHLEHGIGSAAVFLAAASQRTTSIELGVAVVPIGWESPFRLAEDFSLADVLSHGRLQVGLSTGSPHAEILGDLVFDGDWRAFDRGYGRVSRFVENLRGAFLGADDTVIQSPGNVQRPRLQPYAPGLVDRVWYGGGSLRSASFAGSSGLNLLLGNLTSGEGTDDYGTAQRNQLAAYRAALPTGRTPRVAWGRCVVPTDSADRVSRERYRTWYESRLARQTAPQGPRRTLFSADLVGPAEQIVEQLVHDATLAEVDEFRVELPYEFAGDEYEQIVSDVVAKVAPALGWTRARTAVAA from the coding sequence GTGACGATCTCGAGCCTCGCGATCCTGGTCCCCGGCAACTTCGAGGACGACGCCCCAGCCGACGGTCTCGAGGCCACCCTCGACCTGTTCGCCACGGCCGAGCGGCTCGGCGTCGACGGCGCCTGGGTCCGGCACCGGCACCTCGAGCACGGCATCGGCTCGGCCGCGGTCTTCCTGGCGGCGGCGTCGCAGCGCACCACGTCCATCGAGCTCGGCGTCGCCGTCGTGCCGATCGGGTGGGAGAGTCCCTTCCGCCTGGCCGAGGACTTCTCGCTCGCCGACGTCCTGTCGCACGGTCGGCTGCAGGTCGGGCTGTCCACCGGGTCGCCGCACGCCGAGATCCTCGGCGACCTGGTGTTCGACGGTGACTGGCGCGCCTTCGACCGTGGGTACGGGCGGGTCTCCCGGTTCGTGGAGAACCTGCGCGGCGCGTTCCTCGGCGCGGACGACACCGTCATCCAGAGCCCCGGGAACGTCCAGCGCCCCCGGCTGCAGCCCTACGCGCCAGGTCTGGTCGACCGGGTCTGGTACGGCGGCGGGTCGCTCCGGTCGGCCTCCTTCGCCGGCAGTTCCGGGCTCAACCTGCTGCTCGGCAACCTCACCTCGGGCGAGGGCACCGACGACTACGGCACCGCCCAGCGGAACCAGCTCGCCGCGTACCGCGCCGCGCTGCCGACCGGGCGAACGCCCCGCGTGGCCTGGGGCCGGTGCGTCGTGCCGACCGACTCGGCCGACCGGGTCTCGCGCGAGCGGTACCGCACCTGGTACGAGTCCCGTCTCGCACGGCAGACCGCGCCCCAGGGACCGCGGCGGACCCTGTTCTCGGCCGACCTGGTGGGGCCCGCCGAGCAGATCGTCGAGCAGCTCGTGCACGACGCCACGCTCGCCGAGGTCGACGAGTTCCGGGTCGAGCTGCCCTACGAGTTCGCCGGTGACGAGTACGAGCAGATCGTCTCGGACGTCGTGGCGAAGGTGGCACCGGCGCTCGGGTGGACGCGCGCCCGGACGGCGGTGGCTGCATGA
- a CDS encoding acyl-CoA dehydrogenase family protein — MCPSELPADDRYDALIAPLRPVIERIGLDARQREREERLATDQLGWLVDAGFARWRTPVAWGGVGARLSDVFRAIAEIAEVDPSLAHVWRNHFSFVEDRVHAEGTAFDRAIVTRLGDGEFVGGGWSESPNTTGVDLTTRIVRDPDGSWRLTGRKFYSTGSVYARWITVLAVDDTGAKSVALVDASDPGVLIGDDWDGFGQRITGSGSVTYTDVPVPDERVLPYATRYPYQEQYYQTVMHAILVGIGRAALREGVEALRSRARGHHNGTAADPTHDPELLGVIGTVDARVHAADAAFAASLGPVDAAVDRHTALRAAGADPSTDPALRAALERSWVAVARAQTIVTDAVLDATTLVFDALGSSGTFRSLGLDRHWRNARTLASHNPRVHKRRIVADLLVNGASPLDR, encoded by the coding sequence ATGTGTCCGAGTGAGCTCCCGGCCGACGACCGCTACGACGCGCTGATCGCGCCGCTCCGGCCGGTCATCGAGCGGATCGGTCTCGACGCCCGCCAACGGGAACGTGAGGAGCGTCTCGCCACGGACCAGCTCGGCTGGCTCGTCGACGCCGGCTTCGCACGGTGGCGGACGCCGGTCGCGTGGGGCGGGGTCGGTGCCCGTCTGTCCGACGTGTTCCGGGCGATCGCCGAGATCGCCGAGGTCGACCCGAGCCTGGCGCACGTGTGGCGGAACCACTTCTCGTTCGTCGAGGACCGCGTGCACGCCGAGGGCACCGCGTTCGACCGTGCGATCGTCACGCGGCTCGGCGACGGCGAGTTCGTCGGCGGCGGGTGGAGCGAGTCGCCGAACACGACCGGGGTCGACCTCACCACGCGCATCGTCCGTGACCCGGACGGGTCCTGGCGGTTGACCGGTCGGAAGTTCTACTCGACGGGCAGCGTGTACGCCCGGTGGATCACGGTGCTGGCGGTCGACGACACCGGCGCGAAGTCCGTCGCGCTCGTCGACGCTTCCGACCCCGGTGTGCTGATCGGCGACGACTGGGACGGCTTCGGCCAGCGGATCACCGGCAGCGGGAGCGTGACCTACACCGACGTGCCGGTGCCCGACGAGCGGGTGCTGCCGTACGCGACCCGGTACCCGTACCAGGAGCAGTACTACCAGACGGTGATGCACGCGATCCTGGTCGGCATCGGCCGAGCTGCCCTGCGCGAGGGCGTCGAGGCGCTGCGGTCCCGGGCGCGCGGACACCACAACGGCACCGCGGCGGATCCGACCCACGATCCGGAGCTGCTGGGCGTGATCGGCACCGTCGACGCCCGGGTGCACGCCGCCGACGCCGCGTTCGCCGCGAGCCTCGGCCCGGTGGACGCGGCCGTCGACCGGCACACCGCCCTGCGTGCGGCCGGTGCGGACCCGTCGACGGACCCGGCGCTGCGTGCGGCGCTCGAGCGCAGCTGGGTCGCGGTGGCGCGCGCCCAGACCATCGTCACGGACGCCGTGCTCGACGCGACGACGCTCGTGTTCGACGCGCTCGGGTCCTCGGGGACGTTCCGCTCGCTCGGCCTCGACCGGCACTGGCGGAACGCCCGCACCCTGGCGTCGCACAACCCGCGCGTGCACAAGCGCCGCATCGTCGCCGACCTGCTCGTCAACGGTGCGAGTCCACTCGACCGCTGA
- a CDS encoding NtaA/DmoA family FMN-dependent monooxygenase (This protein belongs to a clade of FMN-dependent monooxygenases, within a broader family of flavin-dependent oxidoreductases, the luciferase-like monooxygenase (LMM) family, some of whose members use coenzyme F420 rather than FMN.): MTGAGGDAGLILGVNLQGFGQRPAAWRTQDVDPTDLLTAEFWGDLGRTAERGLLDMVFFADHPAFGDPNVRAYGLLEPFVALGAIADATSHLGLVGTASTTYNDPFDVAERLLSLDLVSGGRVAWNAVTTYDCSVSANFGVATNPDRPERYARAGEFVDLVTALWRSAATGEPVVHHGEFLDLEGVLRVPPSAQGHPVVFQAGGSPHGRDLAARVAEGVFAVELTPEPAREHRRAVKAAAETYGRSASDVAIVPGLSLVLGSTEAEAQRRFDELESLAPDGYSLRALGTHLDADLSGLDPDAPIPSAILDREVDPVTYGPSLGYHETVVRWVRANNTSLRDVLRGFGGYGARIVVGTPEQAADTIEDWYRTGAADGCNLMIDEFPRGLETVVDELVPILQRRGVFHRSYEDVTLRGRFAARARGL, encoded by the coding sequence GTGACGGGCGCAGGCGGCGACGCCGGCCTGATCCTCGGAGTGAACCTGCAGGGCTTCGGGCAGCGTCCGGCGGCCTGGCGCACGCAGGACGTCGACCCGACCGACCTGCTCACGGCCGAGTTCTGGGGCGACCTCGGGCGCACCGCCGAACGCGGCCTGCTCGACATGGTCTTCTTCGCCGACCACCCGGCGTTCGGCGACCCGAACGTCCGGGCCTACGGACTGCTCGAACCGTTCGTGGCGCTCGGGGCGATCGCCGACGCGACGAGCCACCTCGGGTTGGTCGGCACCGCATCGACGACGTACAACGACCCGTTCGACGTCGCCGAGCGGCTGCTGTCGCTGGACCTCGTGTCCGGCGGGCGCGTCGCCTGGAACGCCGTCACCACCTACGACTGCTCGGTCTCCGCGAACTTCGGTGTCGCGACGAACCCCGACCGGCCCGAGCGGTACGCCCGCGCGGGGGAGTTCGTGGACCTCGTGACGGCGCTCTGGCGGTCCGCCGCGACGGGGGAGCCGGTCGTGCACCACGGCGAGTTCCTCGACCTCGAGGGCGTGCTCCGGGTCCCGCCGTCGGCGCAGGGCCACCCGGTCGTGTTCCAGGCCGGGGGATCGCCGCACGGTCGTGACCTGGCGGCGCGGGTCGCCGAGGGCGTCTTCGCCGTCGAACTCACCCCGGAACCCGCGCGGGAGCACCGGCGCGCCGTCAAGGCCGCCGCCGAGACGTACGGGCGCAGCGCGTCGGACGTCGCGATCGTGCCCGGACTGTCGCTCGTGCTCGGGAGCACCGAGGCCGAGGCGCAGCGCCGCTTCGACGAGCTCGAGTCCCTGGCGCCGGACGGCTACTCGCTGCGGGCGCTCGGGACGCACCTCGACGCCGACCTGTCGGGGCTCGACCCGGACGCGCCGATCCCGTCGGCGATCCTCGACCGCGAGGTCGACCCGGTCACCTACGGGCCGTCGCTCGGGTACCACGAGACGGTCGTGCGGTGGGTGCGCGCCAACAACACCTCGTTGCGGGACGTGCTGCGGGGCTTCGGCGGGTACGGCGCCCGGATCGTCGTCGGGACCCCGGAACAGGCCGCCGACACCATCGAGGACTGGTACCGCACCGGTGCCGCCGACGGCTGCAACCTGATGATCGACGAGTTCCCGCGGGGCCTCGAGACCGTCGTGGACGAGCTCGTGCCGATCCTGCAGCGCCGCGGGGTGTTCCACCGGTCGTACGAGGACGTGACGCTGCGCGGGCGGTTCGCGGCGCGTGCCCGGGGGCTCTGA